The genomic segment GAAATCGTGCAGGAGCAGGATCTTCGTTTCCTCGAGGAAAGCATCAGACGTTACCGGGTCAAGTATGGACAGGGGCCGGCTAAGCTTGAAGATCTGATGTTGCACGGCATTATTTCACAGCTACCGGAAGATCCGTTAGGCGGGCAATACGAAATCGACTTTCTGGGTGGGACGGTCAGTGCGTCATCAAAGCGGGAACGGCTTCGTATTCACGAGAAAGTGGCGTGTCAGGTGGGAGCCGGAGTAAAGACCTGGGCGGGGACGAGTTCAGTCGACACGCAATGACACGCAGGGCAGTGAGGATGGAGGAGTGTCGTGGACGATATCGTCACAGAAAATCTGACCAAATCGTACGCATCGGGTTGGCCAGGTCGACCGCCGTTCGTCGCGTTGGATGGCCTCTCCCTGCGCGTCGGCCGCGGAGAAATATTCGGATTTCTTGGCCCGAACGGGGCTGGAAAAACCACCACCTTGAAGATTTTGTTAGGGCTTGTCCGAGCTACGAGCGGGAAAGCCTTTTTGTTGGGGCAACCGGCAGGTGATGTGGCAACACGAGGCCGTATCGGCTTCCTGCCGGAGTCGCCCTACTTTTACGACTATCTGACTGCCGAAGAGTTTCTCGGGTTCTACGGGCAGTTGGCCGGCCTGGATCGCGCGGCTATCAGTCAGCGGGTGACGGATCTGTTGAAACTCGTCGGGCTTGTGGATGCACGCACCAGGCAATTGCGGAAATTCTCCAAGGGCATGCTGCAACGGATCGGACTGGCCCAGGCGCTGATTCACGACCCTGAACTGATCATCCTTGACGAGCCAATGACCGGCTTGGATCCGATCGGGAGAAAACAGGTCCGTGATCTGATTTTAAGTCTTCGGGATCAGGGCAAGACGGTCTTTTTCAGCACGCACATTCTGCATGACGTCGAGATGATCTGCGATCGTGTCGGGATCGTGCTGAAAGGGCGTCTCGTCGCCAGCGGGCGGGTCGACGAACTGGTACGACAGGACCATACCCACTCCGTCGAGATCGTCTGTCAGCAGGTCAAGACAGACGGCAATACGCTCATCCACTCGCTCGCCGCGCGGGTGCTTCAACAGGGAAAGCAATGCCTCATTGTATTGCCAAATCCTGATGCGGTGGACGCAATCGTGGGAGAGATTCGTCGCCAGGGCGGACGGCTGCTCTCCGTGACTCCTCATAAGGCGTCGCTGGAGGATCTGTTTTTTCAAGAGGCCGCGCAAGAGGCCGCGCGGGCATTGCCGGATATGACCAGTGGGAGGGCGTCCTGATATGGGTGCGATCGGGGTCATTGCCTTGAATGCGTTCCGTGAGAGCCTACGGGACAAGATTTTGTACAACCTCGTTCTGTTCGCGGGGTTGCTGATCGGGTTGTCGGTGCTGCTGGCAGACCTTTCCATTACGGAACATCACAAAGTAATTACCGACATGGGCCTGGCAGCGATCAACCTGATCGGTGTCATCATCGCCATTTTTGTCGGCATCAGTTTGGTCAATAAGGAAATCGAACGGCGCACGATCTACACGATCATGGCCAGGCCGATCAGCCGAACGTTTTTTATTCTAGGGAAGTATCTCGGTCTGGCCCTGACGCTGTTCGTCAATATGGCCATTATGATGGCCGTATTTCTCGCCACCCTCTGGCTCTATCACGTCCCCATCGAGCGGTCGCTGTTTCAAGCGGTGGAACTGATTTTTGTGGAGATTCTTGTTGTCACGGCCATCGCCCTCTTTTTTTCGACATTCACCTCCACAACATTGAGCGCCATCTTTACCCTGGGGCTCTATGTCATTGGGCATCTGACGGCGGACTTGAGGAGTGTGGTGGCGAATAGTGAGAGCGGAGGAGTGAAGGCCGTCGTGGACCTGTTGTATTACCTCTGTCCGAACCTGGAGATGCTCAATATCAAGGGACAGGCTGCCGTGGGGATTCTCGTGGCACCGGAATATCTATTGCTCGCGTCGCTATACGGAGTGATGTACGCCGGTGTGCTGCTTACCAGTGCATGCTTGGTGTTCCAAAAACGGGATTTCTGAGCCGAGAGAATTCTCTTCCTGATGGAAGGTCAATCGTTCAGATCCGGCTGTCAAATTGGATGTAATTGCACGGCCGGTAGGAATTGAAGAAAGTCTTATGCAGGCACCATCTGTCCCATTAACGCACGAGACTAAAACGCGCGATGTGTATTGGGAGCACCTCTGGGATCTTGTAGTGATCCTGACCCAGAAGGAAATTAAAGCTCGGTACAAAAATAGCGCACTGGGATATGTGTGGTCTGTTGCCAACCCTCTGCTGTTTGCAGTCATTTACTACATCGTGTTTGGGCAGATCATGAAGGTCCCCATCGAAAATTATTCACTGTTTTTGATGGCGGCGCTCTTGCCTTGGCATTGGCTGGCCAATTCCGTCATTGCCGCACCCAATGTGTTTCTTGCAAACGCGACTCTGATTAAGAAAGTGCGTTTCCCTCGGAATGTCCTGGTCGTATCCTATGTACTGAATGAGGGTATTCACTTCGTCTTATCAATCCCGGTCATTGCTGGTTTCCTGCTGGTGAATCACATGACTCCCACGGTGACCTGGCTGACCGGCATTCCAGTTCTGCTCGTGGCACAATTCCTGATCGTGTATGGCATTGCGATCACATTGGCGTCTCTCAACCTTTTTTTTAGAGATTTGGAGCGACTGACAGCACTTTTTGTGACGGTGTTGTTCTTTTTGACTCCGATTACCTACTCGAGTGCGATGGTACCAGACTCCTATCGCACGCTCTTGTATGCCAACCCGGTTGCTTCGTTGATAGAGAGTTGGCGTGAACTATTTATGCACGGACAACTGAGTTGGCTGGTGGTCGGCGCCTGCTATCTCAGCGCGCTTGGCACAGTTCTAATCGGCAGCCTTGTGTATTGGCGAATGTCGTCTAAGTTTGCCGAGGTCATATGACAGCGATCTGTTTTGATCACGTGTCCAAGTGGTACCCGAGGTACCAATCCTTATCCTATGGAATCAAATCCTCTTTGTTGCATTTGTCTGAGACGTTTCGTTCTCTGAAGCGTGAGCGAGTCAGGGTTCTGGAAGATGTGTCGTTCCGAATCGGAAAGGGAGA from the Nitrospira sp. genome contains:
- a CDS encoding ABC transporter ATP-binding protein; translated protein: MDDIVTENLTKSYASGWPGRPPFVALDGLSLRVGRGEIFGFLGPNGAGKTTTLKILLGLVRATSGKAFLLGQPAGDVATRGRIGFLPESPYFYDYLTAEEFLGFYGQLAGLDRAAISQRVTDLLKLVGLVDARTRQLRKFSKGMLQRIGLAQALIHDPELIILDEPMTGLDPIGRKQVRDLILSLRDQGKTVFFSTHILHDVEMICDRVGIVLKGRLVASGRVDELVRQDHTHSVEIVCQQVKTDGNTLIHSLAARVLQQGKQCLIVLPNPDAVDAIVGEIRRQGGRLLSVTPHKASLEDLFFQEAAQEAARALPDMTSGRAS
- a CDS encoding ABC transporter permease subunit, with protein sequence MGAIGVIALNAFRESLRDKILYNLVLFAGLLIGLSVLLADLSITEHHKVITDMGLAAINLIGVIIAIFVGISLVNKEIERRTIYTIMARPISRTFFILGKYLGLALTLFVNMAIMMAVFLATLWLYHVPIERSLFQAVELIFVEILVVTAIALFFSTFTSTTLSAIFTLGLYVIGHLTADLRSVVANSESGGVKAVVDLLYYLCPNLEMLNIKGQAAVGILVAPEYLLLASLYGVMYAGVLLTSACLVFQKRDF
- a CDS encoding ABC transporter permease encodes the protein MQAPSVPLTHETKTRDVYWEHLWDLVVILTQKEIKARYKNSALGYVWSVANPLLFAVIYYIVFGQIMKVPIENYSLFLMAALLPWHWLANSVIAAPNVFLANATLIKKVRFPRNVLVVSYVLNEGIHFVLSIPVIAGFLLVNHMTPTVTWLTGIPVLLVAQFLIVYGIAITLASLNLFFRDLERLTALFVTVLFFLTPITYSSAMVPDSYRTLLYANPVASLIESWRELFMHGQLSWLVVGACYLSALGTVLIGSLVYWRMSSKFAEVI